The Girardinichthys multiradiatus isolate DD_20200921_A chromosome Y, DD_fGirMul_XY1, whole genome shotgun sequence genome has a window encoding:
- the LOC124865005 gene encoding transcription factor Sox-9-like yields MNLLDPYLKMTEEQEKCHSDAPSPSMSEDSAGSPCPSVSGSDTENTRPSDNHLLMGPDYKKEGEEEKFPVCIRDAVSQVLKGYDWTLVPVPVRVNGSSKSKPHVKRPMNAFMVWAQAARRKLADQYPHLHNAELSKTLGKLWRLLNEVEKRPFVEEAERLRVQHKKDHPDYKYQPRRRKSVKNGQNESEDGEQTHISPNAIFKALQQADSPASSMGEVHSPGEHSGQSQGPPTPPTTPKTDLPSSKADLKREGRPIQESSSRQLNIDFGAVDIGELSSDVISNIGSFDVDEFDQYLPPHSHAGVAGAAQAGYTGSYGISSSSDGQGASVGAHAWMSKQQQHTLTTLGGAGEQGQQGQQRTTQIKTEQLSPSHYSDQQGSPQHITYGSFNLQHYSPSSYPSITRAQYDYSEHQSSANSYYSHATGQGSSLYSTFSYMSPSQRPMYTPIADSAGVPSVPQIHSPQHWEQQPIYTQLSRP; encoded by the exons ATGAATCTCCTCGACCCTTACCTGAAGATGACAGAAGAACAGGAGAAATGTCACTCTGACGCTCCGAGCCCCAGCATGTCTGAGGATTCAGCGGGCTCGCCGTGCCCGTCCGTGTCCGGCTCGGACACCGAGAACACCCGACCTTCCGACAACCACCTCCTCATGGGTCCGGACTACAAGAAGGAGGGCGAGGAAGAGAAGTTCCCGGTGTGCATCAGAGACGCAGTGTCCCAGGTGCTGAAGGGCTACGACTGGACGCTAGTGCCCGTGCCGGTGCGCGTCAACGGCTCCAGCAAGAGCAAACCACACGTCAAGAGACCCATGAACGCATTCATGGTGTGGGCTCAGGCGGCGCGGAGAAAGCTGGCCGATCAGTACCCGCACTTGCACAACGCAGAACTCAGCAAAACCCTGGGAAAACTCTGGAG GCTGCTCAATGAGGTAGAGAAGCGCCCGTTCGTTGAAGAAGCCGAACGCCTGAGAGTACAGCACAAGAAGGATCACCCTGACTACAAATATCAACCGAGGCGGAGGAAATCTGTCAAGAACGGCCAAAACGAATCCGAAGATGGCGAGCAGACCCACATCTCTCCAAATGCAATCTTCAAGGCGCTGCAGCAGGCAGACTCTCCGGCGTCCAGCATGGGTGAGGTTCACTCCCCGGGAGAACATTCAG GTCAGTCACAGGGGCCACCAACACCTCCAACTACCCCAAAGACTGATCTCCCCTCCAGCAAAGCTGACCTGAAGCGTGAGGGCCGCCCCATTCAGGAGAGCAGCAGTCGGCAGCTCAACATTGACTTTGGAGCTGTGGACATTGGCGAGCTTAGCAGCGATGTCATTTCCAACATTGGCAGCTTTGATGTTGATGAGTTCGACCAATACCTGCCACCTCACAGCCATGCTGGGGTTGCTGGTGCAGCGCAAGCTGGCTACACAGGTAGCTACGGTATCAGTAGCTCCTCAGACGGTCAGGGAGCCAGTGTCGGAGCCCATGCCTGGATGtccaagcagcagcagcatactTTGACCACCCTGGGTGGAGCAGGAGAGCAAGGGCAACAGGGTCAGCAGAGAACCACCCAGATCAAGACAGAGCAGCTTAGCCCGAGCCACTACAGCGACCAACAGGGATCCCCGCAGCACATCACCTATGGCTCATTCAACCTACAGCACTACAGTCCCTCCTCATACCCCTCCATCACAAGAGCACAGTATGACTATTCAGAGCACCAAAGCAGTGCCAACTCTTACTATAGCCATGCAACTGGCCAAGGCTCTAGCCTGTACTCCACTTTCAGCTACATGAGCCCCAGCCAGAGGCCGATGTACACCCCAATAGCCGACAGCGCTGGGGTGCCCTCTGTGCCGCAGATCCACAGTCCACAGCACTGGGAGCAGCAGCCGATTTACACACAACTGTCCAGGCCCTAA